The genomic stretch ACTATATCTTAAAACCGATCACCTATAAAAAACTATCACTGGAATTAGACAAGGCGATAAAGAAGTGCAAGGAAATGGAACATCAATATATCACTCTAAAAAATAATGATGGTATCTTTAAACTCTATGTGAGGGAAATAATGTATATAGAAACAGCTCAAAGAAATACCTTAATACACACCTCCGACCAGGATGTGGTCTGCTTCTACAGAATGAAAGCCCTGGAGGAAAAATTAGAATCCTATGGATTTATAAGATGCCATTCTGGGTATATCATAAATATCAGATATGTGAAATCAATCGAGAAATTATTGATTACACTTATCAATGATATTGAAATACCTATAAGTCAACAAAAAAGAAAAGATGCAATGAAAATGATAGCTGTATATTTAGGAGATGAATTATGATAAATTTAATATCAGATATAATTGGAACTACATTAGAAGTTATGATTCTTTATACTCTTCAGAGAAGCAATACAATGCTCTCTAAAAAAAATATTATACTCTTCACTTTCATGGTCCCTTACATCATTGGCATAACCTATCTAGGTCTATCTTTTTTTCCTAAAATTATGTCAATACTCTTAGTAACAATTGTAATAACAAAATATACAATGAAAACCTCCTTTAAAAGAATCCTATTTACTTTTATACTGTATTTATTGTCTATTTCAGTAGGTGAAATAATAGGCTTTGGCATGTTCCGGCTGATATTTAATACATCAATCAAGGTCCTGATGGAGGAACCGGCTAAATTTCTTCTGGTTGTAATTGTTTCGAAAGTATTTATGCTCGCATTTGTTATGTATCTAAAAAACTTTATACACAGGGCGAATGCCTTTTTCGATAAGCATGTATTTCTAACGATTACTCCTTTGATAACATGTTTTATTATTCTTTTTATAGAGACATTCAAAATTTTTAACTCAGTAGAATTTGATACTACCAAAAACATATTTTCAATACTTAGTACGTCATTTGTTTTGGTTTCCGCTTTTTGCATCATTGTTCTTATTGAGAAATATTTACAAACCAAAGAAGTAGAAGCTTATAATCATCTAAACATTAATCAGATCAGTGCTGGGTATCATTATCTGTCACAAAAAGTTGAAAGCCATGAAAAAATCTTAGAGCTTTATCATGATCTAAAGAATCACCTTATTATTTTGCAAAGTAAAAATGAGAATTCAGATTATATTGATGGTCTATTAAATAGAATATCAGACTTTGAACATTTCAATGATACCGGTAACCAAATATTAAATACAATCATCTATGAAAAAACGAAGGTTTCTCTCAAAAACCAAATTGATTTCCAATCCTTTGTGGATCTAAGCAGAGTTTCAGGATTACAGGATTTTGATTTATGTAGTATTTTTGGAAATGCAATTGATAATGCAATCGAAGCATGTATGAAAATTCCCAATGCCAGTTTAAGAAGAATCCTTATCAAAGCTAATAAGATTAATAATTTTTTGTTAATCAAAATTGAGAATTCCGTGGATGATAGCGTTCTAATCAATAAGGAACATCTTGAAACTACAAAGGGTGACTCCTTATTACATGGGCATGGTTTAAAAAGCATACACCGGGCTGTTTACAAGTATAATGGTGAGGTGGAAGTTACTTTAGGGCCAACTTCTTTTCG from Anaerocolumna sp. AGMB13020 encodes the following:
- a CDS encoding LytR/AlgR family response regulator transcription factor, which produces MISIVICDDENNFLDVLEEYMKDYAISKSEEILITRFTSGEELLKNYKLGFDIIFLDISMAEVSGIEAAKYIRDIDKNVIIIFLTSIIKYALAGYTLGASNYILKPITYKKLSLELDKAIKKCKEMEHQYITLKNNDGIFKLYVREIMYIETAQRNTLIHTSDQDVVCFYRMKALEEKLESYGFIRCHSGYIINIRYVKSIEKLLITLINDIEIPISQQKRKDAMKMIAVYLGDEL
- a CDS encoding ATP-binding protein, whose amino-acid sequence is MINLISDIIGTTLEVMILYTLQRSNTMLSKKNIILFTFMVPYIIGITYLGLSFFPKIMSILLVTIVITKYTMKTSFKRILFTFILYLLSISVGEIIGFGMFRLIFNTSIKVLMEEPAKFLLVVIVSKVFMLAFVMYLKNFIHRANAFFDKHVFLTITPLITCFIILFIETFKIFNSVEFDTTKNIFSILSTSFVLVSAFCIIVLIEKYLQTKEVEAYNHLNINQISAGYHYLSQKVESHEKILELYHDLKNHLIILQSKNENSDYIDGLLNRISDFEHFNDTGNQILNTIIYEKTKVSLKNQIDFQSFVDLSRVSGLQDFDLCSIFGNAIDNAIEACMKIPNASLRRILIKANKINNFLLIKIENSVDDSVLINKEHLETTKGDSLLHGHGLKSIHRAVYKYNGEVEVTLGPTSFRLSIAIPL